ctttcagttttttttctattgaatttgatcttcatcattttgatttttatatttttttactttgataaattttttaaattgattttttttcgattatatcttttaatattagtttaaaCACAGACAATAACCTTGGATGTTGTCTGTGCTAGGTTATTAACTGAGGCTGaatgatgattatatatatatatatatatatatatatatataaaataaagcaaCAATTTGGTTTCCTAACGACTAATACacaaaataatttgtgtttcttttccCTCTTTCTTATTAATAGAACAATTCTTTGCCTTTCAACAAATATGCATTTTTGGCGACTCACAATGCCTATGCTATTGATGGATACCCATCTCACACTAGAGTTCCTCGAATCACATTTACCAATCAAGAAGACAGCGTCATGGATCAGCTAAATGTAAATGTTTCTTTCCTGTTTAAATGTCCTTTTTCCATGTTAGAACAtctttttttgtcaattaacaAGTGCCATTAATTATTTGACTACAGAATGGAGCTCGAGCCTTGATGCTTGATACCTATGATTTTCGTGGAGATGTATGGTTATGCCATTCATTTAAAGGACAATGTCATGACTATACTGCATTTGTATGGACATTTTATTCCCTACTAATTAAGTTATGTgagatttgttttccttttattttctatatagtgTGAAAATGTTTGTGTTTGCCACTAGTAGGGTCCAGCTATTGACACTCTAAGGGAAATCGAAGCTTTCTTATCTGCACATCCAGCAGAAATTGTTACGATAATCTTAGAAGATTATGTTCGAGCCCCAAATGGATTGACCAAGGTCTTCACTGATGCTGGCTTGATGAAATATTGGTTTCCTGTGACAAACATGCCTAAAGATGGTCAAGATTGGCCATTAGTTAATGACATGGTCCAGAACAACCAAAGGCTACTTGTTTTCACTTCAATTCAATCCAAGGAAGCAAGTGAAGGCATTGCTTACCAATGGAATTACATGGTTGAAAATCAatgtaagaaatataaaaaaatgttaataattcttccaattttttacttttttataaccTTGTAGAATTTGTTATACAATATGCATACAATTGTTTTTGGCAGATGGGAATATTGGCATGAAAGCAGGAAGTTGCACTAATAGAAAGGAGTCACCTCCTCTTAATGACAAGAGTAGATCATTGGTGTTGGTAAATTACTTTAGATGTATTCCTATGAAGAAACTCTCTTGTGAAGATAACTCAAGGAATCTCATAAATATGCTTCATACCTGTAATGGTGCTGCTGCCAATAGATGGGCAAATTTTGTTGCTGTAGATTATTACAAGGTATATATATCACTTGCAAATTATCTTCAAATTCTCCTACAATTACATTTCCTCTCATTTACCCAGAAGTCTCAAGATCCAACCTCTTCTTAGTAACAAGaggaagaataataataaaaaaaattcccctACAATTAtgttcattcaatatttctgtTGATTAGATCATTAggaataaaatagaagaaatctagagtaataaaaaaaaagtggcatgttttttttttttgctgcagAGAAGTGAAGGAGGAGGATCATTTCAAGCCGTGGACCTGCTAAATGGGAAGCTATTATGTGGGTGTGATGATATCCATGCATGTGTGGTAAGTTATAATTGGGATTAAGTTTATTCACATTCAccgtatcaaaataatgttatgCTTGCCATTACTaatcaaatacaattttttttgttgattttatattcTTGTAATTACATCAACTTATTCTTATTGTTCCGTGTCTTATGAAAAATGGGGCATGGTCAAATTAGCGCATCAAATCTCCTACTCATATCGAGTTTTTGCACaataattaactaatatacTAAACCGTGTAGGGGGATTTATTGTTTCTCTAcacacaaaacattgtggattacaacagtaatccacaatgattcttctccttttttttttttagcttttcctttttttttttttctttttttttcaaaatttttttttcaactttcttattttttcattttttttttcaaaattttttttgttgattttatcttttaaatatgaacctggttaaaatttttgctttgtaatttttttctttaaaatactgtggattgctgtgatgtttttccacttagttttctattttatttctttatttttcaaaattatatttgtcgatttttttataatattgagctgattgagaatttggttttgtaattttttttctttaaaacattgttgattgctacagtgtttctcagcatggttttttttcctctaaaattatcttttttttattttattttttaatattgagctggttaaaaattacagttacaatatgtgaggaaaacactgtaactttttttgaaaattactgttcattgctacagtgttttttcccacatggtattttttataatttttttcaaattatccttttcaattttattttttttaatattaagttgtttgtgaattacaattataagtcattacaaataaggctaaatcatgtggggtggggaagcactgtagcttgcatcacaaaacactgtgaattgctacagtgtttccaacatgattttcttcctttttttggtgtttgttttgttatttttttttcttaaattgtctctgtcgatttttttttaatattgagctgattaaaaatttagctttataattttttttctttaaaacactgtgaattgttgcagtgtttttccatgtgatttttttatgatttttttcaaaattatctttgtcgattttttttaaatattgagttggttaagaattataattacaataaaactaaatcatatgagaaaagcgttgtagtttttctcacaaaacactgtggattgctacaatatttctctaaatggttttttattttattttattgggaaaagcgttatagttttcctcacaaaacattgtcaattgctacaatgttttttctcatgggtttttttccttccaaaattatctttgttggttttttttttaatattaagttggtagagaatttagctttgtaatttttttttctttttattaactgaaaagctaaatcatgtggcgaaagcactgtatctttcctcacaaaatactgtaaattactacaaatcattttgttcagtctctaagttttggatcaccaacacaacattttttttcgtcatgaaatatttgctccatcatacctttaatttctattacttatttagcgctggttcacaattataacactatcaaatacatttgttttataagcccgcggcagcgcgcgggcatgtcatctcgtatGATCCTAATTCGTGAAAAATTCACTAACAATATTATGCATTTTCTTCTACTGGAAGTGTAAAACCCCAAGAAAcacacttatatatatatatatatcattatgGTGAGTATAATAATCATTCCTATAATAATAGTGCaattaaataaagaacaagaagagaGTCGGCAAcccacacaaaaagaaaaaagagatttgGAAACCTAAAAGGGAAGAAACAAAGAGTGGAGGACCAGACTTAAAAGGTATGAATAAATGAGtgatagaaacaaaacaaaaggggggggggggagagaaGAAAACTGTTATCCGTTTAAGGAGGAGAGCTAAcgatataaaagaaagaaaaatagagaagaagAGTCACTCACTGcctcttcattttctttcaagaacaaaCAAGGAGAACCATATGAGAGGAAATAGAAGGGTGAGGGAAGATTTAGACATCAAAAGAcaagataaaagaagaagaaagccaagAAGGAGTTGACAAcagaaaggaaagagaagaagaacaatCGAAACATTTGAGGGAGAAGGGGTTCCAAGGAGCAGAAAACACAACTAGGACAAACCTAAGACCTTCATAGAGCAATTTCAAACATTGTAGTTAAGTTGCATGTAAGAATACAACAGCCCTAGGGtaaatttttgagaaaatatcCAGGTAAGTTAAGGTAAGGATGAGTGTTAAGGAGAGGTAATCAAAGGCTATGTGATATTCTTGACCCAACTAGAGGAAAATAAAACTAGAGGAAGGTTTGCAGATCTTCGGCCAAATATGAACAAAGAGGGAGGAGAAATATGTTGATACTAATTAAGCATGCATGTTGAGAGACAATgttgaatttcataaaattatgatatgcTGATTTTTGAAAACATCTGAACAACCTTGTTACGCATATTCTTGTGAAGCCTAATCCCTAAATGAACTATGTCCTTATGTGTGATTGTTAACATGAGAAAAGGATGAATTCTGTAGGTAATAGTGGACgaaggaaggaaaagaaatgccTAAAAAATGATGGTTTGTATGCTGAACACCCAAATCGGGAGAAAATCTTGGTTGTTATGTTAACTAACTTGCGCTCAAGAATCGACATAGATAAAGGTATAATTTAAAGTATCACCCCATAGAAGTTGTAGTCTGAGATGTTAGCTATCCAACGAGTTCGACCTAGCTTAATTTAGAGCTCTAGAGCTCTAGATATAGGTAAACATCTGAAGGGAGGTTGAGTTGTCACCCCTACTGGCAGATTCGACCAATTTAACAAAATGGTGAAATTTAGTCACgttaagaatataatttattccTCCCTTGTAAAATATGCAGCATCATGTcctgacttttttttaaaaaataaaccttattttaaatttaattagtgatGTTTGTTATGACTGCTAATGAACCAAAATCCTAAAGGATAATAATCGGAGggtaaatgtaaaaataatggTAAAAGAGAAACGAATGTTGTCACCATTTCTATTACTATGTTGTGAAATGTGATTGAGAATGGAATAATGATGGGTACTTGTGGATTCAGGAGGAATCGCAGGAGgagtacaacaacaacaagggaACGCAAGTCGAGCTTCTACAGCAGGTAGGTATTCTACACCTATATCTTTCTTAGTTAATACGATTCTAGTTATTTGTTTGGATTATAAATCTTATGCCTATGAATGAGAAcgaaaagagaaaagatgaaatGACATGAATGAGAACCGGAAAACCAAATTTGATTTATAAGTTCCTTTGGAgagatttgaagaaaataatgagtTTTAGACAGGGGGCTACCACACAAAGCCAACAACAATCAGTGACAGTGAATCGACCCGTACAACCTACTCAGTCGAGAGCAAGTGCTAATAGGGGCCGACCCTGGTTCTAAGAAGAGAGGACTCGAAGGCAAGATATTTCACATGACTCACGAAGATATGAGGGTGATGCCAAATGTTGTAGCATGTACATTGCAACTAGGCTCAATACAAGTTGATACTTTAATTGATCCTGAAgctagtcaattttttttagtttattgaaTTGTGAATAATTTAAATGTGCCACTAAGTAGAC
The DNA window shown above is from Populus trichocarpa isolate Nisqually-1 chromosome 4, P.trichocarpa_v4.1, whole genome shotgun sequence and carries:
- the LOC7463068 gene encoding PI-PLC X domain-containing protein At5g67130 isoform X2, whose translation is MNILSFPNMVFSQNLLLIITASVAALVGVAAACSNGECRLHDECSSNQDCEAGLYCLACPLGFPGTRCVRSTITDQFKLLNNSLPFNKYAFLATHNAYAIDGYPSHTRVPRITFTNQEDSVMDQLNNGARALMLDTYDFRGDVWLCHSFKGQCHDYTAFGPAIDTLREIEAFLSAHPAEIVTIILEDYVRAPNGLTKVFTDAGLMKYWFPVTNMPKDGQDWPLVNDMVQNNQRLLVFTSIQSKEASEGIAYQWNYMVENQYGNIGMKAGSCTNRKESPPLNDKSRSLVLVNYFRCIPMKKLSCEDNSRNLINMLHTCNGAAANRWANFVAVDYYKRSEGGGSFQAVDLLNGKLLCGCDDIHACVEESQEEYNNNKGTQVELLQQVLPTHVSSI
- the LOC7463068 gene encoding PI-PLC X domain-containing protein At5g67130 isoform X3; translated protein: MNILSFPNMVFSQNLLLIITASVAALVGVAAACSNGECRLHDECSSNQDCEAGLYCLACPLGFPGTRCVRSTITDQFKLLNNSLPFNKYAFLATHNAYAIDGYPSHTRVPRITFTNQEDSVMDQLNNGARALMLDTYDFRGDVWLCHSFKGQCHDYTAFGPAIDTLREIEAFLSAHPAEIVTIILEDYVRAPNGLTKVFTDAGLMKYWFPVTNMPKDGQDWPLVNDMVQNNQRLLVFTSIQSKEASEGIAYQWNYMVENQYGNIGMKAGSCTNRKESPPLNDKSRSLVLVNYFRCIPMKKLSCEDNSRNLINMLHTCNGAAANRWANFVAVDYYKRSEGGGSFQAVDLLNGKLLCGCDDIHACVVLPTHVSSI
- the LOC7463068 gene encoding PI-PLC X domain-containing protein At5g67130 isoform X1 — translated: MNILSFPNMVFSQNLLLIITASVAALVGVAAACSNGECRLHDECSSNQDCEAGLYCLACPLGFPGTRCVRSTITDQFKLLNNSLPFNKYAFLATHNAYAIDGYPSHTRVPRITFTNQEDSVMDQLNNGARALMLDTYDFRGDVWLCHSFKGQCHDYTAFGPAIDTLREIEAFLSAHPAEIVTIILEDYVRAPNGLTKVFTDAGLMKYWFPVTNMPKDGQDWPLVNDMVQNNQRLLVFTSIQSKEASEGIAYQWNYMVENQYGNIGMKAGSCTNRKESPPLNDKSRSLVLVNYFRCIPMKKLSCEDNSRNLINMLHTCNGAAANRWANFVAVDYYKRSEGGGSFQAVDLLNGKLLCGCDDIHACVEESQEEYNNNKGTQVELLQQRNRKRSTTTIRERKPSFYSMYFLLM